A single genomic interval of Lathyrus oleraceus cultivar Zhongwan6 chromosome 7, CAAS_Psat_ZW6_1.0, whole genome shotgun sequence harbors:
- the LOC127107564 gene encoding proline-rich receptor-like protein kinase PERK2, with translation MASTKSIITALLLVVTMSSMILEARQLLQTTTQPNFPGIPTLPKPTALPPLPSISTLPQASLPPLPPSLPKLTMPPLPTFPTNIPTLNIPPLPAITSLPNIPTSIPTTFPSIPFLTPPPSSTSSP, from the coding sequence ATGGCATCAACCAAATCAATCATCACTGCTTTACTTCTTGTTGTAACAATGTCAAGCATGATCCTGGAAGCTCGCCAACTTTTACAAACAACCACACAACCAAATTTTCCTGGCATTCCAACTTTACCAAAGCCAACAGCATTGCCACCTTTGCCTTCAATTTCAACATTACCTCAAGCAAGTCTTCCTCCATTACCTCCATCTCTTCCTAAACTCACTATGCCACCACTTCCTACCTTTCCTACAAATATTCCAACTCTCAACATTCCACCATTGCCAGCAATCACTTCACTTCCCAATATTCCCACCTCAATCCCGACCACTTTCCCCTCCATCCCATTTCTCACCCCaccaccttcttcaacctctaGCCCTTAA